In Zunongwangia profunda SM-A87, the following proteins share a genomic window:
- a CDS encoding SusC/RagA family TonB-linked outer membrane protein: protein MKNKYAHVILIFFLLLFYKSFSQEIEIKGTVSDESGALPGASVIIKGTNNGTTTDFEGQFSLRVDPNLQNVLVVSFVGYRTKEVAISADQQNYEILLESDLNQLDDVVVVGYGTEKRANLTGAVSTIDEKAIEGKPVTNSYQALQGESSGLIIQNTTSKPGSIPQINIRGISTINGNTPLIVVDGVISSLNNINPSNIESISVLKDAASAAIYGSRAANGVILVTTKNGKKGKPRFTYQTMFGIQEPTNFPKFASSWEYATLRNEALINSGMAPAFTPEQILNFKENGPDVNWNREIYKDIALQNNHNLSMSGADNGLNYLVSLGYLDQESLFKGPDYGYQRYNARINLEKEINDKFKMGGRMSFARNDIKDHAYFEEWIIEPTVRMPPIYNIVDENGNYTLSSGSNSNPLAQLEQGGVTNTQNDEFLGNFSLEYKPIEDLVLKAVLGGNITSNKTHQFRKAIEFAYPGGGNNQNSVTDSYNRSLYLNPFITATYTKTFAEKHDFDLLLGGSSEKYKEEYFGVTGIDIPGNDFGVIDNAGDLQSANGSGNEWAIQSVFGKIGYTFDDKYLLKANLRYDGSSRFAEAKRWGVFPSVSAGWILSEENFFTPLEDVVSFAKIRASWGQLGNQDISDLYGYQSLVGTGRNVYSFGGVGVSGAYYSVSNQNRTWETSTMKNLGIDLSFFKRKLDVTFEVFDNLTEDILLQLPVPATYGLGQPFQNAGSVRNRGWELSMNYQFETGAVNHSFNFNISDNRNEIEDLRGREFINGFDVNTILREGYAINSYYALKADGFFNSEEEINNSATPIFSSNVKPGDIKYLDRNGDGEIDYENDRFILGNAFPRYTFGATYAMDWNGFDFSVFIQGVGKRQQWLRGEIVEAFHNNNEGPVFERHLDRWTPENLDASYPRLTVGAESVNNAAKSDFYIYDAQYLRIKNLQIGYTLPDAAVHNIGLESTRLYLTGLNLLTFSPLNDLGVDPESVGSSGRVYPVTRVFSLGLNINF, encoded by the coding sequence ATGAAAAATAAATATGCGCATGTAATTCTGATTTTCTTTTTACTTCTTTTTTATAAATCGTTTTCGCAGGAGATCGAGATAAAAGGAACAGTGAGTGATGAATCTGGTGCTTTACCAGGGGCTTCAGTCATAATCAAAGGAACTAATAATGGTACCACTACAGATTTTGAGGGCCAGTTTAGTCTAAGAGTTGATCCTAACCTCCAAAATGTGTTGGTGGTAAGTTTTGTGGGGTACCGGACAAAGGAAGTAGCTATAAGCGCTGATCAACAAAATTATGAGATTTTGCTTGAAAGTGATTTAAATCAACTGGACGACGTAGTAGTTGTTGGTTATGGTACCGAAAAAAGGGCCAATCTTACTGGGGCGGTAAGTACTATTGATGAAAAGGCTATAGAGGGAAAGCCGGTAACGAACTCATATCAGGCGTTACAGGGGGAATCTTCGGGCTTGATTATCCAGAATACTACTTCTAAGCCGGGATCCATTCCGCAGATTAATATTCGTGGAATTAGTACCATCAACGGGAATACACCATTAATTGTAGTAGATGGAGTGATTAGTTCTTTAAACAATATTAATCCCAGTAATATTGAGAGCATAAGTGTACTAAAAGATGCCGCATCGGCTGCTATATATGGATCCAGGGCGGCTAATGGCGTTATTTTAGTCACTACAAAAAATGGGAAAAAAGGGAAACCACGCTTTACATATCAAACCATGTTTGGAATCCAGGAACCTACAAATTTCCCGAAATTTGCTTCCTCCTGGGAATATGCTACCTTAAGAAATGAGGCTTTAATTAATTCAGGTATGGCGCCGGCCTTTACACCAGAACAGATTTTAAATTTTAAGGAAAACGGTCCGGATGTAAACTGGAACCGGGAAATTTATAAGGATATCGCTTTGCAAAATAATCATAACCTATCCATGAGCGGAGCTGATAATGGACTAAATTATTTAGTTTCTCTGGGATACTTAGATCAGGAAAGCTTGTTTAAAGGTCCTGATTACGGCTATCAACGTTACAATGCCAGGATTAATTTAGAAAAAGAAATTAATGATAAATTCAAAATGGGTGGTCGAATGTCTTTCGCCCGAAATGATATAAAAGATCATGCTTATTTTGAAGAGTGGATTATAGAGCCAACCGTTCGTATGCCGCCTATTTATAATATTGTAGATGAAAACGGAAACTACACCTTATCGAGTGGAAGTAATAGTAATCCACTGGCGCAATTAGAGCAGGGAGGCGTTACCAATACGCAAAACGATGAATTTCTGGGTAATTTTAGTCTGGAGTATAAGCCAATTGAAGATCTGGTACTTAAAGCAGTTTTAGGAGGGAATATAACCAGTAACAAAACCCATCAGTTTCGAAAGGCTATAGAATTTGCCTATCCGGGAGGAGGAAACAACCAAAATTCGGTAACAGATAGTTATAACAGGTCCCTATATCTTAATCCCTTTATTACAGCGACATATACTAAAACCTTTGCAGAGAAGCACGATTTCGACTTGCTTCTGGGAGGTTCATCAGAGAAATATAAAGAAGAATATTTTGGAGTAACAGGAATTGATATCCCTGGTAATGATTTTGGAGTTATCGATAACGCAGGAGATTTGCAAAGTGCAAATGGATCGGGAAATGAATGGGCTATTCAATCTGTTTTTGGTAAAATAGGATATACTTTTGATGATAAGTATTTGCTAAAAGCCAATTTAAGATATGATGGTTCTTCAAGGTTTGCTGAAGCAAAACGTTGGGGAGTATTCCCATCGGTTTCCGCCGGATGGATTTTAAGTGAAGAAAACTTCTTTACTCCTTTAGAGGATGTGGTTTCTTTCGCAAAGATTAGAGCTTCATGGGGACAATTAGGGAATCAGGATATTAGCGATCTATATGGTTACCAAAGTTTAGTGGGCACCGGTAGAAATGTATATAGTTTTGGAGGTGTAGGTGTTTCTGGAGCTTATTATTCGGTTTCTAATCAAAATAGAACCTGGGAAACATCAACTATGAAAAACCTGGGGATAGACTTATCGTTTTTTAAAAGAAAGCTTGATGTCACTTTTGAGGTTTTTGATAATCTTACTGAAGATATTTTATTACAGCTTCCTGTTCCGGCAACCTATGGTTTGGGACAACCATTTCAAAATGCCGGTTCTGTGAGAAACAGGGGATGGGAATTAAGCATGAACTATCAGTTTGAAACGGGTGCTGTAAACCATTCTTTTAATTTCAATATTTCTGATAATAGGAATGAAATAGAAGATCTAAGAGGACGAGAGTTTATCAATGGTTTCGATGTTAATACGATTTTAAGGGAAGGCTATGCGATCAACTCTTATTATGCCCTAAAAGCTGATGGATTTTTTAATTCAGAAGAAGAGATCAATAATAGTGCTACCCCTATTTTTTCATCAAATGTAAAACCGGGAGATATTAAATATTTAGATCGTAATGGCGACGGAGAGATTGATTATGAAAATGATAGATTCATCTTAGGAAATGCTTTTCCCCGATATACTTTTGGAGCGACTTATGCCATGGATTGGAATGGTTTTGATTTTTCAGTATTTATTCAGGGAGTAGGTAAACGGCAACAATGGCTTCGTGGCGAAATCGTAGAGGCTTTCCATAATAACAATGAAGGTCCCGTTTTTGAGCGTCATTTAGATCGTTGGACACCAGAAAATTTAGATGCTTCTTACCCCAGATTAACAGTAGGTGCAGAATCAGTAAATAATGCGGCTAAATCTGATTTTTATATCTACGACGCGCAATACCTGAGAATTAAAAATCTTCAGATAGGATATACTTTACCCGATGCGGCAGTACATAATATTGGTTTGGAAAGTACGCGCTTATACTTAACAGGTTTAAACCTCTTAACTTTTAGTCCGTTAAATGATTTGGGCGTAGATCCAGAAAGTGTTGGATCCAGCGGTCGTGTATATCCCGTAACCAGAGTTTTCTCACTAGGATTAAATATCAATTTCTAA
- a CDS encoding GH92 family glycosyl hydrolase, which yields MNKITFIGLLLIVMSCGKHPTSNNLNEKDTADVSVYVDPNIGTAHSRWFFYTPAAVPFGMAKLGPSTNGSYGNEQGWEAVGYDERHQSIEGFANLHEFQIGGFLFTAMTGELKTTPGSLEHPDEGYRSRFDKNDEIARPGSYQVRLKDYDIDVALTATERVGFQKYTFPKSDSAYLIFDIGNKLGESGEVKDAKVWFDKATNTIEGWVITYPEYVKKYQPNGEVRMYFSGSVNKKPVATGVFQSEKVVEDKNEIQGKGAGLYLKFNTEDKEEIVIKTGFSYTSIENARLNFAKEAKDLDFSTAKNRAEKIWAEELSKIKITDSSKQNKTKFYTGLYHALLGRGLASDINGAFPENDGSIGQIPMDENGKPKFKFYNTDSVWGAYWNLTQLWALAWPEYFNDYVQSHLLVYKNSGWLGDGLANSKFVSGVGTNFVGLVIASAYQAGIRDYDVELAFKAAYENETKYLNRNEGAGKTDLGQFVNQGYINYVPGWDTNPNGSGFSVSHALEYSYSSYAVAQFAKALGKDKEYKELMKLSDNWKNVYDDHIDFVRPKLASGEFLQEFDPFEPWAGFQEGNAWQYTFYVPHAPEELVAKMGEEKFVKRLDSIFSVSEKTKFGGEEIDAFAGVKYLYNQGNQPNLHISWLFNFTDHPWLTQKWVRKICDEFYGTEGIHGYGYGQDEDQGQLGSWYVMSSMGLFDVKGLTETNPSFQIGSPMFDNIQIENGYGHRIVIETKNNKPNNYYVQSVKLNGEPLKENSVPLSTLKKGATLEFVMGDQPNRNLFKTE from the coding sequence ATGAATAAAATAACTTTTATAGGTCTTCTGTTAATTGTTATGAGCTGTGGAAAGCATCCAACTTCTAATAATTTGAACGAAAAGGATACAGCAGATGTTAGCGTATATGTAGATCCTAATATAGGTACTGCACATAGCCGTTGGTTCTTCTATACTCCTGCTGCAGTTCCGTTTGGAATGGCAAAATTGGGTCCGTCTACTAACGGTAGTTATGGGAACGAGCAGGGATGGGAGGCTGTAGGCTATGATGAGCGCCATCAAAGTATAGAAGGTTTTGCTAATCTTCATGAATTTCAGATTGGAGGATTTTTATTTACAGCGATGACCGGAGAGCTAAAAACCACACCGGGTAGTCTGGAACATCCCGATGAGGGCTATAGGTCAAGATTTGATAAAAATGATGAAATAGCAAGACCGGGATCATATCAGGTACGATTAAAAGATTACGATATCGATGTAGCCCTTACTGCTACAGAGCGGGTAGGATTCCAGAAATATACCTTTCCTAAGAGCGATAGTGCATATCTTATTTTTGATATCGGTAATAAGCTGGGAGAGAGTGGAGAAGTAAAAGATGCTAAGGTATGGTTTGATAAAGCAACAAATACGATTGAGGGTTGGGTAATTACCTATCCGGAATATGTAAAAAAATACCAGCCAAATGGCGAAGTTCGAATGTATTTTTCCGGTTCGGTAAATAAAAAACCGGTAGCAACGGGCGTGTTTCAATCAGAAAAGGTGGTTGAAGATAAAAATGAAATACAGGGGAAAGGAGCCGGATTATATCTAAAATTCAATACCGAAGATAAAGAAGAGATCGTGATTAAAACAGGATTTTCTTATACTTCAATTGAAAATGCAAGATTGAATTTTGCTAAAGAAGCTAAGGATCTTGATTTTAGTACAGCGAAAAACAGAGCAGAGAAAATATGGGCTGAAGAGTTAAGTAAAATTAAAATTACCGATAGCTCCAAGCAAAATAAAACAAAATTTTATACCGGTTTATATCATGCCCTTTTGGGTAGAGGTCTTGCCAGTGATATCAATGGTGCTTTTCCAGAGAATGATGGTAGTATAGGGCAAATTCCTATGGATGAAAATGGGAAGCCTAAGTTTAAATTTTACAATACAGATTCGGTTTGGGGTGCGTATTGGAATTTAACGCAGCTATGGGCTTTGGCCTGGCCAGAATATTTTAATGATTATGTACAGAGTCATTTATTGGTCTATAAGAATTCCGGATGGCTTGGTGATGGTCTTGCGAATTCAAAATTTGTTTCGGGAGTAGGGACTAATTTTGTAGGTCTTGTGATTGCTTCTGCATATCAGGCCGGTATACGAGATTACGATGTTGAATTGGCATTTAAGGCGGCATATGAAAACGAAACTAAATACCTTAATAGAAATGAAGGTGCTGGAAAAACCGATCTTGGACAATTTGTGAATCAGGGGTATATCAACTACGTTCCAGGTTGGGATACCAATCCCAATGGATCTGGCTTTTCAGTTTCTCATGCTTTGGAATATAGTTATAGTAGCTATGCCGTAGCCCAGTTTGCCAAAGCTTTAGGGAAAGACAAGGAGTATAAAGAGCTCATGAAACTTTCAGATAACTGGAAGAATGTCTATGATGATCATATAGATTTTGTTCGACCTAAATTGGCCTCAGGAGAATTTTTGCAAGAATTTGATCCTTTTGAACCCTGGGCAGGTTTTCAGGAAGGTAACGCCTGGCAGTATACTTTTTATGTGCCACACGCTCCAGAAGAGTTAGTGGCAAAGATGGGAGAAGAAAAATTTGTAAAACGTCTGGATTCTATATTTAGCGTTTCTGAAAAAACAAAATTTGGCGGAGAAGAGATCGATGCCTTTGCAGGAGTGAAATACCTTTATAATCAGGGAAATCAACCCAATCTACATATCTCCTGGTTGTTTAATTTTACCGATCATCCCTGGCTTACCCAAAAATGGGTGCGAAAAATTTGTGATGAGTTTTACGGGACAGAGGGTATTCATGGATACGGCTACGGTCAGGATGAAGATCAGGGACAACTTGGATCATGGTATGTGATGTCTTCAATGGGGTTGTTTGACGTAAAGGGACTTACCGAGACAAATCCATCTTTTCAAATTGGAAGCCCAATGTTTGATAATATCCAGATTGAGAATGGTTATGGCCATCGCATAGTGATAGAAACTAAGAATAATAAGCCAAATAACTATTATGTACAATCAGTGAAACTTAATGGAGAACCCTTAAAGGAAAATAGCGTACCGCTATCTACGCTTAAAAAAGGTGCAACACTGGAATTTGTAATGGGAGACCAACCTAATCGAAATTTGTTTAAGACAGAATAA
- a CDS encoding GntR family transcriptional regulator has translation MKFNIDHKSPVPLHAQVEELLRELIEEEEYKNGKILPSEVELSKKLAISRSTVRQAIKKLVFEGLLIRKKRAGTKVAPKPVSSKSNNWLSFSQEMRLRGIPIKNYELHLSWVEADHELAEFFEIDLNRKVLKMERVRGKPDEPFVYFVSYFHPRIGLNGEEDFTRPLYEMLEHDYSVVATISKEEISATAAKALICEKLQIKENAPVLFRKRFVFDQGERPIEYNLGYYKADSFFFTVESSR, from the coding sequence ATGAAATTTAATATCGACCATAAAAGTCCTGTACCACTTCATGCACAAGTAGAAGAATTGTTACGTGAACTTATTGAAGAAGAGGAATATAAAAACGGGAAAATACTCCCTAGCGAGGTAGAGCTTTCAAAAAAGTTAGCCATTTCACGGTCTACTGTAAGACAGGCTATTAAAAAATTAGTTTTTGAAGGGCTTTTGATAAGAAAAAAGAGAGCCGGAACCAAAGTAGCACCAAAGCCCGTAAGCTCTAAGTCTAATAACTGGCTGAGTTTTTCTCAGGAAATGCGTTTAAGAGGCATCCCTATTAAAAACTATGAACTGCATTTAAGTTGGGTAGAAGCAGATCATGAGTTAGCCGAGTTTTTTGAAATCGACCTTAATCGTAAAGTATTGAAAATGGAAAGAGTGAGAGGTAAACCCGACGAGCCTTTTGTTTATTTTGTGTCTTATTTTCATCCAAGAATTGGTTTAAACGGAGAAGAAGATTTTACCCGACCCCTTTATGAGATGCTGGAACATGACTATTCAGTAGTGGCTACTATTTCCAAAGAAGAAATAAGTGCCACTGCAGCCAAAGCTTTGATTTGTGAAAAACTTCAGATAAAGGAGAATGCTCCAGTCTTGTTTAGAAAACGCTTTGTTTTCGACCAGGGAGAACGTCCTATAGAGTATAATTTAGGCTATTATAAAGCAGATAGCTTTTTCTTTACAGTAGAAAGTAGTCGTTAA
- a CDS encoding sulfatase family protein, protein MSSKILKITSLIFLGVFVLFIGGNLKGQEVNKQSKGNLRPNFVIIMADDLDSGQLSCYGGENINTKNIDELANQGMKFNNMICSEAMCVPTRASLFTGRYPMSHGAFQNHKNVYDSIKSVGHYLGDLGYRVALTGKNDCTRPKSIYPFEIIEGFETSCVSLSDDYSLNGIRSLVRNSADPFCLFVMSINPHAPWTVGNPGEFNADSLVLPPNYVDTPETREDYTKYLAEVRKLDNQVGDVMQMLKDEGQYDNTIVIFLGEQGPKFPGGKWTLWDQGQKSSMIVKWNKKVEANSSTDAIVQYEDMLPTLIDIAGGDPVEKLDGKSFLDVLENSSASHRDFAYGIHNNIPEGPAYPIRGIRSKRYKLIENLTPEREYKIKYTMNDNEKGVVWASWKEKANHSEQAKILSERIVRRPSLEFYDLEKDPYELNNLATNPAYADKVKEYGTKLKKWMEEEHDPGASVDRIYQ, encoded by the coding sequence ATGAGTTCGAAAATTTTAAAAATAACGAGTTTAATTTTTTTAGGCGTTTTTGTTTTATTTATAGGCGGTAATTTAAAAGGACAGGAGGTAAACAAACAGTCTAAAGGGAATTTACGGCCTAATTTTGTCATTATCATGGCAGATGACCTTGATAGTGGGCAGCTTAGCTGTTATGGAGGTGAGAATATAAATACTAAAAATATTGATGAGCTTGCAAATCAAGGAATGAAATTTAACAATATGATTTGCTCGGAAGCCATGTGTGTGCCTACCAGGGCCTCCTTATTTACAGGGCGCTACCCAATGAGTCATGGAGCGTTTCAGAATCATAAAAATGTGTATGATAGTATTAAAAGTGTAGGTCATTATTTGGGCGATTTAGGGTATAGAGTGGCCCTAACAGGTAAAAATGATTGTACCCGGCCAAAATCTATTTATCCTTTTGAGATTATAGAGGGATTTGAAACCAGTTGTGTGTCGTTAAGCGATGACTATTCTTTAAATGGCATTCGATCCCTGGTAAGGAATTCGGCAGACCCTTTTTGTTTATTTGTGATGAGTATTAACCCACATGCACCATGGACTGTGGGTAACCCGGGTGAGTTTAATGCCGATAGTTTAGTGCTTCCGCCAAATTATGTGGATACTCCTGAGACCCGGGAAGATTACACTAAATATTTGGCAGAGGTGCGCAAGCTTGATAATCAGGTAGGAGATGTTATGCAAATGTTGAAAGATGAAGGGCAATACGATAATACTATCGTTATCTTTTTAGGAGAACAGGGCCCCAAATTTCCGGGAGGTAAATGGACACTTTGGGATCAGGGACAAAAAAGTTCAATGATCGTTAAATGGAATAAGAAAGTAGAAGCCAATTCCTCGACCGATGCCATTGTACAGTATGAAGATATGTTGCCCACATTGATTGATATCGCTGGAGGTGATCCTGTTGAAAAGCTTGATGGGAAAAGTTTTCTGGATGTTTTAGAAAATTCCTCGGCATCTCATAGGGATTTCGCCTATGGGATTCATAATAATATTCCTGAAGGACCAGCATATCCAATACGGGGTATAAGAAGCAAAAGATATAAGCTTATAGAAAATTTGACTCCAGAAAGAGAATACAAGATAAAATACACCATGAATGATAATGAAAAAGGTGTGGTATGGGCTTCATGGAAAGAAAAGGCTAATCATTCAGAACAGGCTAAAATATTGTCAGAACGCATTGTAAGACGACCTTCTTTAGAATTTTATGATCTCGAAAAAGACCCCTATGAACTTAATAATCTTGCTACAAATCCCGCTTATGCCGATAAGGTAAAAGAATATGGTACTAAATTAAAAAAATGGATGGAAGAAGAGCATGACCCAGGAGCATCGGTGGATAGAATCTATCAGTAG
- a CDS encoding outer membrane beta-barrel protein, with protein MRIKETSFLTVPVLAQYYIEDSGFFVQAGPQANFILEDVNINTVGLDAAFGVGYHIDEHFFLDARYAFEATNRYSGDDYFDDIKARLNTLNIRIGYKF; from the coding sequence ATGAGAATAAAAGAAACCAGTTTTCTTACTGTCCCAGTACTAGCACAGTATTATATTGAAGATTCGGGATTTTTTGTTCAGGCGGGACCTCAGGCTAACTTCATTCTAGAGGATGTAAACATCAATACTGTTGGGTTAGATGCTGCTTTTGGAGTTGGATACCATATTGATGAGCATTTTTTCCTTGATGCAAGGTATGCTTTCGAAGCTACAAACCGTTATTCTGGTGATGATTATTTTGATGATATAAAAGCTCGTTTAAATACCTTAAATATCAGAATTGGTTATAAATTTTAA
- a CDS encoding triple tyrosine motif-containing protein, translating into MKSENFKINDFVFDYLTVFLFLFYGVFSDHYTISAQNNLSPVPVIDLSKNPNIDYYSQQDFNADSQFWSVTEDAEAVMYFGNNDGILIFDGSHWTTVHLTNSSSVRSLAKGADGTIYAGGYNELGYIKHNEFGDYRFISLKESLQLQNVSFENIWQIDVIKERVIFRSFKKLFVLENGNVTQIPSKNSFIKSFLVGDRYFVQDANEGLYELNLDKNQISEYFSAEAIDNYSIVYISDNFDLITSNGKIFETNQKSLSLKQSIFEDSNDQIISVLKLDPSSVLLGTLSQGIKVLKKEEAGYHISSINSANDKTVLNLYKTSNGNVWALLDSGLEFLNYNSPRTTIFNQASVYDTYWDKDYFYVATNKGIYYSDLLNQNINPNSFKKLNDIPGQAWSFNELNGELFINHDKGLFKLTRDFTSERIGGVNGVWKTIKLKNYPNTYLVCTYEGIYILKNENGNWIIRNKVQGFDESSRDILATHNPNVFWICHGYKGVYRITLDKQLERAIAIDHFTEKNGLPAKFNINVFKWQDETVFSTNNGVYKFDEYDKRFKPYKPINKIIDTTRNPRTIIDAKDKTWVVQDDELGFFLTNSNNPKIQSDIFLQTKGTFNRGMESITPLSENSLLVGTHNGLFLYDLSNTIRQEGVKTFFTKITYYRDQNTVNLPVDKDSIVEIPNNLNSIKFSFATPSMVNNQNIKFSYKLEDVDKDWSSWQHLAFKEYSLLTPGNYVFKVKSKNVLGNESKIASYQFYIRPKWYQSGMAYVGYAIIFLLLLITGQQLLARKIKKENQKSILKEQRANKLLQLEINQLKLEQDKEKIERDKKHLQRDIIEKSKELANYTMLLVNKKNFFDQLQEDLKELKQISKNKQSNQKILEIFKKMHRNNIDEQYLQVFDSNFESVHHEFFTNLKQKIPNLSKKELRLSAFIKMELSNKDIAPLLGISIRGVETARYRLRKKLNLEHDDNLMEFFESLKS; encoded by the coding sequence ATGAAATCTGAAAATTTTAAGATTAACGACTTTGTTTTTGATTATCTGACAGTATTTCTGTTCTTATTTTATGGAGTTTTTAGTGATCATTATACAATATCAGCTCAGAATAATTTATCCCCAGTTCCAGTAATAGACCTGTCTAAAAATCCGAATATCGATTATTATAGCCAGCAGGATTTTAATGCAGACTCCCAGTTTTGGAGTGTAACCGAAGATGCCGAAGCGGTGATGTATTTTGGAAATAACGACGGAATTTTAATATTTGACGGTAGCCACTGGACGACCGTACATTTAACAAATTCTTCTTCGGTGCGAAGTTTGGCTAAAGGGGCGGATGGGACTATTTATGCAGGAGGTTATAACGAATTAGGTTATATAAAGCATAACGAATTTGGCGATTATCGTTTTATATCACTAAAAGAAAGTTTGCAATTACAGAATGTGTCTTTTGAAAATATCTGGCAAATTGATGTTATTAAGGAACGCGTTATTTTTAGAAGTTTTAAAAAATTATTCGTTTTAGAAAATGGGAATGTTACTCAAATTCCTTCTAAAAATTCGTTTATAAAATCTTTTCTTGTTGGGGACAGATATTTTGTTCAGGATGCTAATGAAGGACTTTATGAATTAAACTTGGACAAAAACCAGATTTCAGAATATTTTTCTGCAGAAGCTATTGATAATTACTCCATTGTTTATATATCTGATAATTTTGATCTCATTACCTCAAACGGTAAAATTTTTGAAACCAATCAAAAATCTTTAAGTCTTAAACAGTCGATTTTCGAAGATTCTAATGATCAAATTATTTCAGTCTTAAAGTTAGATCCTAGCAGTGTTTTATTAGGTACTTTAAGTCAGGGCATCAAAGTATTAAAGAAAGAGGAGGCAGGATATCACATAAGTTCCATCAACAGTGCAAATGATAAAACAGTATTAAACTTGTATAAAACAAGTAATGGTAACGTATGGGCTTTATTGGATAGCGGACTGGAATTTCTTAATTATAACAGTCCAAGAACCACCATTTTTAATCAGGCTTCTGTTTATGATACCTACTGGGATAAAGATTATTTTTATGTGGCTACCAATAAAGGGATATATTATTCAGACTTGTTGAATCAAAACATCAATCCCAATTCATTTAAAAAATTAAATGATATCCCTGGCCAGGCCTGGAGTTTTAATGAGTTAAATGGTGAACTTTTTATTAATCATGATAAAGGTCTGTTTAAGCTTACCCGTGATTTTACTTCTGAAAGAATAGGTGGTGTTAATGGGGTTTGGAAAACTATTAAGCTTAAAAACTATCCTAATACATATCTAGTGTGTACCTATGAAGGTATTTATATACTCAAAAATGAAAATGGCAATTGGATCATTCGAAATAAAGTACAGGGTTTCGACGAATCTTCAAGGGATATTTTAGCAACTCATAATCCCAATGTATTTTGGATATGTCATGGTTATAAAGGAGTGTATAGGATAACTTTGGATAAGCAACTGGAAAGGGCGATTGCTATTGATCATTTTACGGAGAAAAACGGATTACCTGCAAAATTCAATATTAATGTATTTAAATGGCAGGATGAAACAGTATTTTCTACGAATAACGGAGTTTATAAGTTTGATGAGTATGACAAGAGATTTAAGCCTTATAAGCCCATTAACAAGATCATAGATACGACAAGAAATCCCAGAACAATTATTGATGCTAAAGATAAAACTTGGGTAGTTCAGGATGATGAGCTGGGTTTTTTTCTAACAAATTCAAATAATCCCAAAATACAAAGTGATATTTTTCTTCAAACCAAGGGGACATTTAATCGTGGAATGGAGTCTATAACGCCCTTATCGGAAAATAGCTTATTAGTGGGTACCCATAACGGATTATTCTTATATGATTTATCTAATACCATTAGGCAAGAGGGGGTGAAAACTTTTTTTACAAAGATTACCTATTATAGGGATCAAAATACTGTAAACCTTCCTGTTGATAAAGATTCTATCGTCGAAATTCCCAATAATTTAAATAGTATAAAATTCTCTTTTGCCACACCATCTATGGTGAATAATCAAAATATAAAATTTAGCTATAAGCTGGAAGATGTAGATAAGGATTGGTCGAGTTGGCAACACTTAGCTTTTAAAGAATATAGTTTATTAACGCCTGGTAATTATGTGTTTAAGGTTAAAAGTAAAAACGTATTGGGCAACGAATCAAAAATCGCTTCTTATCAATTTTATATACGCCCAAAATGGTATCAAAGTGGTATGGCCTATGTAGGTTATGCAATAATTTTTCTATTACTCCTTATAACCGGACAGCAATTGCTTGCGAGAAAAATAAAGAAAGAAAATCAAAAGTCTATACTTAAAGAACAACGAGCAAATAAATTACTTCAGCTAGAAATTAATCAGTTAAAATTAGAGCAGGATAAAGAGAAAATTGAAAGGGATAAAAAACATCTACAGCGAGATATTATTGAAAAAAGTAAGGAATTAGCTAATTACACCATGCTATTAGTTAATAAAAAGAATTTTTTCGATCAACTTCAGGAAGATTTAAAGGAACTTAAACAGATTTCAAAAAATAAACAATCCAATCAAAAGATTCTTGAGATCTTTAAGAAAATGCACAGAAACAATATTGATGAGCAATATTTGCAGGTTTTTGATAGCAATTTTGAAAGTGTTCACCATGAATTCTTTACAAACCTGAAACAAAAAATCCCTAATCTTTCCAAAAAAGAATTACGGCTATCAGCATTCATCAAAATGGAATTATCCAATAAGGATATTGCTCCATTATTAGGAATTTCTATTAGAGGAGTAGAAACAGCAAGATACAGGTTGCGAAAAAAATTGAACCTGGAACATGATGATAATCTAATGGAGTTTTTTGAAAGCTTAAAAAGTTGA